The genomic DNA CAGTGGTTACGGGGATGACGCCGTTCGCAGCGACGCCAGCGGTACCGGTGGGGTTGCGAAGTCGGGCGGGTCGTCGGCGCCGAAGTCGGGCGGAGCGTCGGCCGCGCCTCGCGACTCCGGCCGTAAGCACGGCGGCGTCGGCGCCGTTCACGGCGACGCCAGCAGCACCGGTGGGGCTCCGAAGGTGAAGACGCCGTCGGCTGCGGCCCATGTCTCCGGCCGTAGTGACGACGACCGTGACCATGGCGTTGCCCGCCAGGACAGTGGTTACGGGGATGACGCCGTTCACGGCCATGACGCCGTTCACGGCCATGACAACGGCAATGGCGGGGTTCCGAAGACGCAGGCGCCGTCGGCTTCGTCCCACGAGTCCGGCCGCAAGGACGACGACCGTGAGCAGGGCGATGCCGGCCACGACAGTGGTTACGGCGATGACGGCGTTCACGGCGACGACAGTGGCAATGGCGGCGGCGACGTCGGCTACGGCGACGACAGTGGCAATGGCGGCGACGCCGGTTACGGCGACGACGGCGGCTATGGCGACGACGCCGGCTATGGCGACGACGACGACAGCGACAAGCCGCCCACGAAGCCCACGAAGCCCGCGAAGCCCACGACGCCGCCCACCACTCCGCCGACGAAGCCGCACACGTGGACGCCACCGGCCACCACGCCCGTGGCGGAGCGGCCTTCCCTTCCCGACACCGGCAGCGGGGAGCAGATGCTCGCGGCTTCGGGTGTCGCCGCGCTGCTGCTGACGGGCGGCGCCATCCTGTACCGACGAGGCCGAGCCGCGTCCCGTCGTTAGTCAGTAGTCAGTGCTTCACCTCGGGTGCCGGACGAATCGCGTCCGGCACCCGAGTGCGTTCGCGGCCGCTTATTCGGTCGGGAAAAGCAGCGACCGTTCGGCCCAGTGCTCACTCGTGCGGGTGGTCAGGGGATGCAAAGACAGAGAATCTGTTCACAGGATGGGCATACATATGACTGATTGTCGGAGGGATACGAAAAACAGGCGGCGCACACGCGTAAAGGCTGCTGCCGATGAGTGGATAAAGGATCAGTCATGGCCGCACAGCAACGGCGCCGCGGAAGATGGCCCGTGTACATCGCGGCCGGCATTGCCGCGTCGGCCGCCCTGATGCCGGGACTGGGATACGCCGTGGGCGCCCGGGAGGAAGCGGCCGCCAAGTCACCGGTACCGGTGCCGGTGCCGACGACAGCGGCGACGGCGGCGGCGACGGCGGTGCCAACGGCATCAGCGTCGGCATCACTACCGGCACCGGCACTGGCAACAGCACCGGCAACAGCACCGGCCACCGCCGAACCGCCCGCCCCGCCCCCCGCATTCGGCGCCTACCTCGACTACGGCCCCCGAGGCGTGACCCGGATGGCCAAACTCAGCCGGTGGCTGGACGGCGCCGAGCTGCGCGTGGGGCACACCTACCTGCCGGGCGACCGCTGGAGCAACATCGAAGGCGCCCCCCGCTTCCTCGACACCTGGGCGAACTGGCGTCGGGAGAGGGACGACCGGATCCTCGTCCTCAACGTGCCCATGCTGGAGCGCAACGAGGAGAGCCACTCCTACACCGAGGTACGCACCTTGCTGCGCCAGGGAGCGGCCGGGGAGTTCGACGAGCACTACCGCCAACTGGCCCAGCGGCTGGTCGACTTGAAGGTGCCGGACACCGTCCTCGTGCTCGGCTGGGAAATGAACGGCACGACGTACACCCATCGGTGCGGGCCGGACCCGGAGGCCTGGAAGACGTACTGGAACAGAATCGTCACCACCATGCGCGCGGTGCCGGGCCAGAAATTCCGGTTCGACTTCGCGCCGAGCCGCGGGCACGACGCCGTTCCCTGGACGGATTGTTATCCGGGCGACGACACGGTCGACATCATCGGCATGGACACGTACGACCAGCCGCAGGGAAT from Streptomyces avermitilis MA-4680 = NBRC 14893 includes the following:
- a CDS encoding LPXTG cell wall anchor domain-containing protein, with the translated sequence MAAAATSILSLYAIPAFADPHSEGTTGGSHGALSGDAVQAPDVPGASHGSDRSDDDREHGGYGHDSDYGDDADYGDAASSVPTAEASSTASHDTYGSGHSEHGDYSHDSGYSDDADYGDAASSVPTAEASSTASHDTYGSGHSEHGDYSHDSGYSDDADYGDAASSVPTAEASSTASHDTYGSGHSEHGDHSHDSGYSDDADYGDDAVRSDASSTGGAPKAKAPSTAAHVSGRGDDVRDHGVARQDSGYGDDAVRSDASGTGGVAKSGGSSAPKSGGASAAPRDSGRKHGGVGAVHGDASSTGGAPKVKTPSAAAHVSGRSDDDRDHGVARQDSGYGDDAVHGHDAVHGHDNGNGGVPKTQAPSASSHESGRKDDDREQGDAGHDSGYGDDGVHGDDSGNGGGDVGYGDDSGNGGDAGYGDDGGYGDDAGYGDDDDSDKPPTKPTKPAKPTTPPTTPPTKPHTWTPPATTPVAERPSLPDTGSGEQMLAASGVAALLLTGGAILYRRGRAASRR
- a CDS encoding glycoside hydrolase family 26 protein is translated as MAAQQRRRGRWPVYIAAGIAASAALMPGLGYAVGAREEAAAKSPVPVPVPTTAATAAATAVPTASASASLPAPALATAPATAPATAEPPAPPPAFGAYLDYGPRGVTRMAKLSRWLDGAELRVGHTYLPGDRWSNIEGAPRFLDTWANWRRERDDRILVLNVPMLERNEESHSYTEVRTLLRQGAAGEFDEHYRQLAQRLVDLKVPDTVLVLGWEMNGTTYTHRCGPDPEAWKTYWNRIVTTMRAVPGQKFRFDFAPSRGHDAVPWTDCYPGDDTVDIIGMDTYDQPQGMSFDEQVSEPYGLQKHVDFAKEHGKPISYPEWGLFRNGDNAAYMRRMLTWMDEHKPLYNTLTDYCPHGVWRCRQNPKAAEEYRSALSGRTEPEPTSPVPTPAPTPGSTSQPTPLPLPLQACSPLDLGTWAEYLLGGKLCVRFDWWSRIR